A window of the Ostrea edulis chromosome 1, xbOstEdul1.1, whole genome shotgun sequence genome harbors these coding sequences:
- the LOC125662971 gene encoding medium-chain acyl-CoA ligase ACSF2, mitochondrial-like, giving the protein MSEFSYLCTPRTIPYKYKTVTQIFNEITTSFPNKEILIYRGIDGTRESLTCRQLQTQAIKLAGYLIKKGIKKGDKIALSGPNTLEWVIAELAIIMAGAIVVHVPFSNTNAKDVYEIVSIAECKALLIDPGKRDEYLKVILQLNALLLKNCNVFTLVFLRKSENLASYDNLPRILQLGEELEFELPTLYPEDEIVFFTTSGTTGKPKLVPKTHFHAINNPMLSSGISYNDRPFAWIGGSPISTVYQGKPKVFCDSPIASEGRNTMKIWEVIKEEQCASAVLLPYFLSDLAANEENYKGSFKLDTVFTGGQSVNDSHTKVVGIFTRSLTIGYGSTEGSTISVLPPFTTASEVQVGDVGKPIPGTEVKIIDGDGNVLRKHENGELCIRSVYGFEKYYKNPELTEEVLLPGNWFRTGDIAHINQHNHIIINGRIKDCISRGTRKILPSRIEKIIARKNGIRNVIVVGVPDKRLYEEICVCYVTDPEYEISPTDVKQFCRTEFIGHDAIDGLGEMPKYFLRFHGLPMLDNGKINKKQIRIDAIQQLELID; this is encoded by the coding sequence ATGTCAGAATTCAGTTATCTCTGTACTCCAAGGACCATTCCGTACAAGTACAAAACAGTTACTCAAATCTTCAACGAAATAACAACATCATTTCCAAACAAAGAAATTCTCATCTATCGAGGTATTGATGGAACGCGGGAAAGCCTGACTTGCCGTCAACTTCAGACACAGGCAATAAAGTTAGCAGGCTATCTCATCAAGAAAGGAATTAAAAAGGGAGATAAAATTGCTCTTTCTGGACCCAACACCCTAGAGTGGGTAATAGCAGAATTAGCGATAATTATGGCGGGGGCTATTGTTGTCCATGTTCCTTTCAGCAACACCAACGCCAAAGACGTTTACGAAATAGTTTCAATTGCTGAGTGCAAGGCCCTTTTGATTGACCCCGGCAAACGAGATGAATATCTAAAAGTTATTTTGCAGCTTAATGCCCTTCTATTGAAGAACTGCAATGTTTTTACTTTGGTTTTTCTCAGAAAGAGCGAGAATTTAGCATCCTATGATAACCTTCCCAGAATACTACAGTTAGGAGAagaacttgaatttgaacttcCTACACTCTACCCCGAGGATGAAATTGTGTTTTTCACGACGTCTGGAACCACGGGGAAGCCTAAACTGGTACCTAAAACACATTTTCACGCAATCAACAATCCTATGTTATCCTCTGGGATAAGTTACAATGATCGGCCGTTTGCTTGGATTGGAGGATCTCCCATTTCCACGGTGTATCAAGGGAAACCTAAAGTATTCTGCGACTCCCCAATTGCCTCAGAAGGACGTAACACTATGAAAATATGGGAAGTAATCAAGGAAGAACAGTGTGCATCGGCAGTATTACTGCCTTACTTTCTTTCAGATCTGGCTGCTAACgaagaaaattacaaaggttCGTTCAAACTCGATACCGTCTTTACAGGTGGACAATCGGTTAACGATTCCCACACGAAGGTCGTTGGCATATTTACAAGGAGTTTGACAATCGGATACGGATCGACCGAAGGATCTACGATATCTGTACTCCCGCCTTTTACTACTGCTAGTGAAGTACAAGTCGGTGACGTGGGAAAACCAATACCGGGTACAGAAGTGAAGATCATTGATGGGGATGGAAATGTTTTGAGAAAACATGAGAATGGAGAGCTTTGTATACGAAGCGTGTATGGTTTTGAGAAATACTACAAGAACCCAGAATTAACAGAGGAAGTCCTTTTGCCTGGAAATTGGTTTCGCACTGGCGACATTGCGCACATAAATCAACACAATCATATTATAATAAACGGGCGCATCAAGGACTGTATATCCCGAGGTACGAGAAAAATTTTACCCAGTCGCATCGAAAAAATCATTGCAAGAAAGAATGGTATACGAAATGTGATTGTGGTTGGTGTACCTGACAAGCGTTTATACGAAGAAATTTGCGTTTGTTACGTTACAGATCCGGAGTATGAAATTTCACCAACCGACGTAAAACAGTTTTGCAGGACAGAGTTCATTGGGCACGATGCCATTGATGGTCTTGGAGAAATGCCGAAATATTTCCTCAGATTTCATGGTCTGCCGATGCTTGATAATggaaaaattaacaaaaaacaaataagAATTGATGCCATTCAACAATTGGAATTGATCGATTAG